The Chloroflexota bacterium genome includes the window CTTCACGATCGGGTTCGTGTGGCGGTCCGCGGAGAAGCGGATGAGCTCATAGGCCACGCCCGCCACGATCGGGATGACCAGCACCCGGGATAACAGGCGGAAATACCACTCCGAGAACTGCAACGGGATGTGGAAGAGGATGGCCAACACCAAGACAACCAACAGGAAGCTCGTGCCACAACGTGTGTGCGCGGTGGAGAAACGGGATACGGAATCGGGGGTCAGGTCCGCGCCAGCCTCAAAAGCGTTGATCGTCTTGTGTTCCGCCCCATGATAGGCAAACACCCGTTTGATATCCGGAGCCAGGCCGATCAGCCACACGTAGGCCAGGAACATGAGCAGCCGAATCCCCCCCTCCACCGTGCTGCTGGCCCACGCGGCCGGCCAAAACCGCTCCAGCCACTGCGCGAGCGCCGACGGGATCAGGAAGAAGATGCCAACGCCCAGCGCCAGGGCCCCGGCCATCGTGGTCCAGGCCACGGGCCCGGAGAACTCAGCCTCCTCCTCCGCCAGCGCGACATCGGCCGACCAGAGCAGTGTGCGCATGCCCAGGACCAGGGCGTCCCACAACGCGGTCAGGCCTCGCAGGAAGGGCAGCTTCCCCCATCGGCTCGTATAAATGCGGGCGGTTAACGGCTCCTGGTGCACCACGATCTCCCCTTGGGGATCCCGCACCGCCACCGCCATATGCGTCCGGCCGCGCATCATCACCCCTTCGATGACCGCCTGACCGCC containing:
- a CDS encoding DUF1385 domain-containing protein, which encodes MMRGRTHMAVAVRDPQGEIVVHQEPLTARIYTSRWGKLPFLRGLTALWDALVLGMRTLLWSADVALAEEEAEFSGPVAWTTMAGALALGVGIFFLIPSALAQWLERFWPAAWASSTVEGGIRLLMFLAYVWLIGLAPDIKRVFAYHGAEHKTINAFEAGADLTPDSVSRFSTAHTRCGTSFLLVVLVLAILFHIPLQFSEWYFRLLSRVLVIPIVAGVAYELIRFSADRHTNPIVKLFIAPGLLLQRLTTREPDRDMLEVAIAALKPVLVADGVLASAAPDVSSAAVGQELTVAA